ACCCATTGGGTCCAAGTACCTACACTGGCTACGTCTCCCTCACTGGCTCCATCTCCATCACTGGCTCTAGCTCCCACATCAGCTCCAGTTCCCACATTACCTCCAACTCCCACATTACCTCCAACTCCCACATTATCTCCACCACTTATATGAGCTACCTCTTCCTGCCTCAGCACAATCCCCCCATGTCGGTTCCATTCTATGGTTTCTTTGGCCCCCGAACTACGATATTTCTTCCATCCAACCTCTCTACTTTCATTACCCGGTACTGCCTTCCATTTCTCTACTCTGGCTCTGCACATCCCTGCTTGCTCTCCCCCATTGTGGCTCCTCCGAAACACTGTGGTGGCTCCATATGCCTGGTTCAGAATCTGCCCTCCTGCGGCGACTCCATATGACTGTTTCAGAATCTGTGCTCCTGCGTCGACTCCATCCTCCTTTGTTGACTACATCCTCATGCCTTGGATTTGTATCCTCATGTCGACTCCAACCTCCCATACTGGGTCTACCACCAGGGCTGATTTCAACTTGTGTGGACTCCATCACTTCCTGTTGACTCTGTTCACCCTGTTGGTTTCCTCCCACCCATGTGGTCCAAGCCCCTGTATTGGTTCCAACTCCCTCACTGGCTCCAACTGCCTCACTGGCTCCAACTCCCTCACTGGCTCCAACTCCCTCACTGGCTCCAACTCCCTCACTGGCTCCAACTCCCTCACTGGCTCCATCCCTTGCATGCCTTGGATTTACATCCTCACGTCGACTCCAGTCACCCATATTGAGTCTATCACCAGGGCTGATTTCAACCTGTGTGGACTCCATCACTTCCCGTTGACTCTGTTCACCCTGTTGGTCTCCTCCCATTTGTTGGGCTCCAGTACCTTTTGTTGTTTCCACCACCTGGCTACATCTCCATTCACCCTGGATTAACTGCAAACCGCTGGTGCTAGCCCCATGGCTCAGGGATGAATCCAAACTATGGCGTCGATTCGAAACCCCAGGGTCAATTCCAGTTAATGATGTTAACTGTAACCCACGCCACTGGCTCCAGTCCCCAGCACCACGGTTACTTCCTGACGTGAAATCTGAGTCACGCAATCGACTCCAGCCCCCAGGGTTAACTCCAGTGGCCTCCGACGAAGCTAAACCCTGTCTTCGACTCCAGCCCCCAGTGTCAATGCCAGTGGCCTGTGAGGAAGCTGAACCCTGGCTTCGACTTGAAAATATGGTATTTGCATCAACAACCCCTGACGATGTTATCCCTTGGCATCGATACCATCCTTCAGTATCACTGCTATCACCTGGCATTAGTGACATTCCTTGCACTCTACTCCAATTTCTTGAGTTGTCGTCAGTCTGTTGCACTGAATCTGCCACAACACATTCACTCTCACCTGTAAGATCAATAACCTCTGGTGATGTTGACCTTAAACCTTGTTGCCTGCTTCCAGCTGATGTGCTGCCCCTAGTGCTCCTGTTAGTCTCCAAACCCCCTCTTCTGCTCCAATCTGTCGCAAAGTCACCAACTCCAGGCTGTGCCTCCAACCTATCAAGATGTCTCCAACTTGTCCCAGTATCTCCAACTCTCACTGATGTCTCCAACGTTGCATGTCTACCCCAACCTCCTGATTCATTCGTAACTTCATTTGTTTCTATTTCCCCAACTTGCCTCCTGCCACCTGGGTTATCTCCATCTTCCTGTGCAGTCTCCCTCTCCCCGAGAGTACTCAACCCCTCATATTTCTTCCAGTCCTCCATGCTACTACCTCTTTCATTCAACACCTCTGAGTTGTGGTAGTTCTCtagacctgaaaataagattaatgTAATCATACAAGAACAGAAAGTAATTTATTAGGTTGATTCAAAACTATTTAAGGGTTGTTATAAGAGTTCATCTTGCAATACTGCCCTCTGCTCAAATGTTCAAATCTTTTCAAGATCTCAAATCTACACTGTTTTGTTCCTTCTTATCAAAAGCATTACGattaagtaaattttatggaGTTTGATCATATTTCCTCCTATTTTCAGAAGtgatttacttttattgtatAACCTTAGCATTGAGAATGTAGTAGTGGTATGGTGACATTCTTTTTCCTAACTTGAAGGTACTTGCAGTTTTGAGAACTTTTTTTTCCCAAGACTTTCCGTAAGTATACAGATTTTGTTCAACCAAACACCAAAAAGTAGCCCTCTACATAATCAGAATAAATCCATTCAGCCAGTCCCAAACTTGAACGAGAATAGTTAGTACCAAAATAACTCTGATAGCTTGTTTTTCCAACATTATGGTCTCAAACAGTAGCATTAACAGTAAATGGCATAATATTATAGCCTGTAATATTACcttttacaaagtaaaacaaatatttttaatatttgttagcAGTATTTATGATTAAACAGTAGTGTGATACAATAGTCTGGGATTAGGTAAAGTTTGAATGTCATGAAGTTATTTTATATTCTCATCTTGTGTTACGCTAACACTATAGTCAATGTTATTACTATAGTCAATGTAAAATGGTAATGTACTGAGTAAAATAGGTTCTGAAATTAATCCttttcaaattatgaaaatgctAAATGGTTTACTTATGAGAACAGGAACTAAATCAGTAAAACTCATGAGTTGCAACTTTCAATTTGCATGAAACATCAAAGCTAAATTTAAGAAAGCTAAAAAACTGCCGTACTttcagatacaggcagtccctggttgtCGGCGGGGTTCCttttctgagggtgtgataaccgaaaatcgccgctacgATTTTCGGCGCTGTTTCGGCGATTTTCTGGGCTTATCGACGCCGAATAGCGCttattttcggttatcggcgcctctgttaggtatgtatcgacGCCAATACCCatttatcggcgccaataagcagaaatcggcgattttaggcaccgaaaattgccgattttcgtcgctagacaagtgccataaaactggatcgctattaaccgagcccgccattaaccggggactgcctgtagtgatTCCTCATTATTAAGTGTTGATCATATCAGGATTAAAATAAAGGCTTTGAAGTAGGTCTTGTTAAAATTACACTTCCCTAACTTTGAAGGCTATCCAATCTTTTAAATAATGAGAACGTGTTCTAAGCTTACCTAAATTTAGAAATACCTTAgtggagaagaaaaatattaacaaaaacaattgcAGTATTACACTCTCTTCAACCAGGCTCTCAGGTTGACTTAAACCGCTGCCTGTTTGCACCAGGCATCCAAAGTGAAGACAATAGTATCCTAGACAAAGctgcaagaatatttttttaaactataataaaagataataaaaggttCCACACCCAAAAACATTTGATCCCATTACACAGAGTAGTTATTGCCGCCTAAAAAGTATGTGACATATGACACTTACATTTCAAGTTTAAAAGTGTTTtagacttaattttttatattgccCAGCTCCTAAGTCAAACAGTCCTCAGAAAACAAATCCTGTTAACATAACTTGACTTGAGAACAATCTACAACAACAAAATCACAACTAAAACCATAAGATAGTTGTAATTCTATCACTATGCGATTTAGTACTTCGCAAATTAACccaattcaaaataataatgtagATGCTCTATGGGTCATTATGTttgtaataagtaaatgaataaatcgaCATCCATAAGGACCGTTGACATATTTTAAACTCAGAGGCACTACTCATACTTAACCAGATAAACTGAGTGTCTTTAATCACTAAACAGAGTGCACAACATTATTTCAGTCGTAAAAAATCACCATTCTTCACAAAACCCACAGGCATTTGATAAAAAATAGCAGAATAAAACAATTCAGTCACAAGAGTGGTCCTACACCACTAAGTCCTGCATTAGTAACACATAGCAAAAGGTGCCAATGAAACAACTGCTTAATGAGTTTGAGATTAACAGGGACCCTTCGACGGCTGCTGTCTCTAAgcttgttttaaatgttattgaGTACTTTTAAGGCTGCTCAAGGAAGGTAGTAAGATGAACCTGGAAAGGATTACCATTTCGAATGTTCTGTAGGGTAAAGGTCCCCCTCAACCATAGGAAGTTTAAGAGGCTGGTCAGAGAATCTTTTCGCACCGAAGTTAGGTTGTGATATGGGAGAAATTGTAGAGTTTTATCATGTCATAGCCTCGACAGGATGCATGGTGCCTGTGGGCAGTAGCATCATTTTACTACAGTAACCAGTAAACAATCATTCCAAGAACATGGATCTCCGAAGTGGAAGTCCTTACAGCAAGCAGTTACGCAAGTATTTCCCCCACGAGAATGCTGATAAGTTCAGCAAAATAAACAGTGAAGCTTGAACGAACGCGATAAGGAATTTAGTATCTCGAGGACACTTAATCACTTCATCAGCTTTTTGAAATTATGCAAATGCATCCACACCCTAGGTAGGTTGCActgaaatatttagataaaagggTTCGTGAAACTTGAAacttaaaaaggcaaaaaaattcaaaaataggAAGTTCGTAGGATGCTGTGGAGGCAATTCGATGTCTTTCTGGCTATTCTAATTCCTCATTTGATCGCCGTTTTAAGACATAAATGCCATTTTAACCCTAGTTCCAGGAAAAGCACAAAACACTAATTGTCTTATTTTCTACAGTGTTCCAAGAATATTAAAGATCGAAAGTATAAAGCCCACACTCCTGTAGTCGAACTCTCCACTCTTAACTAAAATAACCTTAACTTACCGTGATTAGAATGTGCTGGATAAAAACACAAACTTGTAGTCACCACCAAGATTCACTTAAAAACAAAGTTCTGGCCAAGAGTGCGTGAACTCTCGTTTTAGGTCTTGGGCATATAATGATTTCTAAAACTGTGCCAAAGAGATTTAAAGGTAGTTATCTATCCTTGGAGGTGCTTGTTGGAAAACTTCAAAACAGGCACAATAAAACACAGGGAGACCAAACAGGTGTTTTGGTTTTAAATGAGACTGGTTGTGTTGTAATACCTTCAATAAAACAACGGTGGAAGAGCGACGTTTTATGGTAATAAGGACATTAAAATTGCAGATGACACAATTCAGCACACAATAACGCACTGTGATAAACTTAATatgaaaagtggaaaacaaaaggaattattattattattattattattattattattattattattattattattattattattattattacggtctAAGATAATAACCCATTCATATGGGGATGTCGacagggccattgactcgaaattcaaccttccaaggaatatgatgttcacttgaaagaagtaacggagggtagacagaaaaaaagagaacagttattaaaaaagagaaaaaaaagtaaatttcaaaacaataagTGAATATCATAATGAAGATGATCGCGTAACATGTAAAATATCAGaaatgtgtttatgtgtttgtaatTGCGTATATTTCATGCAGCAATATACATACTTTTTACTAAATgtttataattgcattttaacTAGATTTTTTTTCCCTAGAGGTTCAAGCACTCCTTTCATAGAAAGGGCTTGTTACCTTTGTCTTTTACCTAGATGTTTTCTAGAGCTTCAAGAATGATAGTCAGTGTGTGCAAATGTTGAATGGCGTCGCCAACAACCAGTCAtcacatttatcattatattcattCTTACGTAGAGTTCTGGTTTAATTGAAGATATAATTGTCAAATAACATTTAATATACTCCAGTGAACCACTTGGTAATAATGTGATTGCAATTAATGAATGGCGTCGCAGTTATAATTCATCACATATACCATTATAATCCTTGTTACCTAgagttttgttttaattgaagatataattttcaaatatgattaactaatacgaaaataaatattcttcaggTTTAcatataactgataaaaaaagttgGCTTCAACCGGTAACAAATAGTGGTCGTAATTGCCTCCagtgctactctctctctctctctctctctctctctctctctctctctctctctctctctctcattttttaaaactagTGTCTCTGCACTTTCCACCCCACCACGAgtaaaagagtaaaatgaaatccATGACCAAGCAGGGAAGTTCTTCCAAAGTGCGAATTGGTAGACTGATTAAAAggcaagttttttccttttactttgaaTTAAATCAAAGGAGGCAAGACCCCAGAACTTTGCCCCTCGCCTGACTGCCGACTTGAGTTGAGAAGTTTCTGAACCTTGGCGGAACATTTCCTTGGAaatttgccgagagagagagagagagagagagagattcgcagcTCAGTCCAGTGACCAAGAGCTCATTGGGTATTTAGCAATACGAATTATCGcggagtttttatttgtttatgtttgttacctaccttacatatttattttttaagtagttgctataatatataattttatataaaaaatctacatTCACCTTCCTTTTGCGCCCTAGCGttagtttttttaaatagaaataaggagagaattttacattttcttaaaacattCCACACTTATGATCACACAAAACTCCCACATCCTTCCCACCCTgcaatctctcctctctctctctctctctctgtctctcctctctctctctctctctctctcaagaattctGCTTACTACATAAAATCCCGTTATTATAAAGTGACATTTTTCCCTCACTGCCCGTCTCCAGGAGACTGTGTTTTCTACTTTCACGCAAGTAACTGGATATAACTGAGATACAACAAAACCTATGTAGTATATAAAAGAGTAAAACATAATACTTTGGGTTCAACGGAAACATTCAGTACATCATAAAAGCCGTAGACCCTCTGATACAGGAAACTGACACAATCTAAATTcttaaatttgtgtgtgttttaggacAGTGAGACCTGGTGCTTATCCTACCAATTCTTGGCATCTTGCGTTAATGGCTAATGgtaataattaaatgataattacAACTGATTAAGATGGTGATTCAGCTTTTGGGtgctgggggtggggggatacTCTGTTCGGGGGATGGTGAGACGGGGAGGATAAAATAGGGAGACcgagtgaaatataatttttttatgaaaaggtcAAAGTAAATGAAATGATCACAATTATTTGGTCTTGTTTATGGTCAATTAAGAGATACCCTTTGTCTCGTCTGGCTGACTGGAATCGATTTTTGGGGCATCATTTCATAATTGCTGGGCACTTACAATAAGACCAgtcaagcatatatacatatgctatatatatatatatatatatatatatatatatatatatatatatatatatatatatatatatatatatatatatatatatatatatatatacatatatatgtatgtatatatatatatatatatatatatatatatatatatatatatatatatatatatatatatatatatatatatatatatatatatatatatatatatatatatatatatatatatatatatatatatatatatgtgtgtatatatatgattaaataaatatgaagtataTAATCTCAGGACCACaaatagagaagaagaaaacagtaaaagaaaaagttgtgTTTCATTATCAAGAGACCCTACGACAAGAATCATTggactgttgttttttttttcctctaataaTACGCCATTAGGAGAGgataaagataagtaaatggATAATAAGTGTCTAATAAAGAACCGAACAAAGATAAgcgaaagagaaaaggaaaactcTCTCAAGATCTTTGGCAACGGGAAAGGGGAATTATCGTTATCAATGAGTGGTTGGAAATTTAATGGACAGGAATTCTGAGATTATTAGTGATTTTTGTGTCTGGAAAAatcctcttttcatttattgttgcCTAGGAaaatatttgtctctctctctctctctctctctctctctctctctctctctctggtaacagATATTGTAATTAGTTGAATGCTAAATATTATAACCTCATCAACAAAATAATAGAAACCATTTTTGTACGTTTAGAATTAATGtaccaaatttttttatttactgtttactgggtttcttataattttttcgtGAAACTCATGTTTGCTTAGAATAATtaatcccttttctttttctctctcgttttacagAGTTTATTAAGGtaagtgatattatatatatatgtatatatgtatatatatatatatatatatatatatatatatatatatatatatatatatatatatatatgtgtgtgtgtgtgtgtgtgtgtgtgtgtgtgtgtgtgtgtgtgtatgtgtgtaattggAAAACTTCACAGCATACAATAATTCACGAAGAATATAGAGCGGCAGCTTTTCGAATATCCTCTTAATAAGTGAACCTGTGTCAAACCCGACACATCGATACCCTGGAAGTCATATTTGGGCCATAACAAAAATCCAAGAACCGTTAAGTCGGGGTCGTAAAAACATTTGTCTATAAAATTCTTTTACGGCGAATTTATGGAGAAACTAATGCCGGGCAACGAAACTTgtatggaatattattattacacattttaACGCATGCGCTGTGTACGACACCCAGGAAAAGaaatgttagtgtgtgtgtatatatatatatatatatatatatatatatatatatatatatatatatatatatatatatatatatacatatatatatatatatatatatatatatatatatatatatatatatatatagagagagagagagagagagagagagagagagagagagagagagagagagagagagagaacttgaggcAATTATTGACCAATGTTTATTAGCCCTTGaagccaattttttttcagtggtgtGTAAAcctaaagaatatttattttcttattagttAATCATATTTGAAAGTTATATCTTCAATTAAGCAAGTACTTTACCATTTTACTCATGGTGAGGTAGGACGTACAAGGGCACTGGctttaagaaatgagagagagagagagagagagagagagagagagagagagagagagagagagagagagagagagagagagagaaagtaatcaaCAGATAAtcacgagtggaacagaaataaacttctgactcagaTGTGGTTCAGATGGCAGTGTTCatgtctttcgattgaaagacttGCCTGACTCTcaatgtgagtcataaatttatataatatatatatatatatatatatatatatatatatatatatatatatatatatacatatatatatatatgtatatatatatatatatatatatagagaagatatatatatatatatataaatatatatatatatatatataatatatatatatatatatatatatatatatatatatatatatatatatatatatatatatatatatatatatatatatttatacatgttatTATTACATGAAGTAAATAATCTTTCCAAGATAGGTACATGCTACcaatcaaaaaagaaataagacctttctttttctgttaaaacaattttgaaagcCTCTAgttccccccgccccccgtcCATAAGGAAAAGAATGGCTAATATATCACTTTGCTTTAGTGAACTGGTATGTACAATTTACTATCTCTgattttctgagatttttttttttcttaggcatATTACATTAGGatgattttcttgagagagagagagagagagagagagagagaaatctggaaCTGCATAGTTGCAGAATTACTTAAATGTATTATAAATTTATCATGCGGTATCAAATCTAATAGATGAAACACTGAGTATAGGTATTTGCAAGGTCCGTGATTCGATCCGCGCCTTTTGCCGCTAGCtgacccagctgtgaatgggaaTCAAACGCTTTGTGGAAAGATGACTCCCTAATTCGCTATTCCGTGACCCAGGACGCGTGACACTGCATATCCCAGCGCAATAAAATAGTAGCCTACTAGACCGAGTTTGAACCAGATGCGTCGCATAATAtgtattcttttttaaaaacttgaTAATTAGGAACAATTTGCATTTCTATCGTTGAATAAATTCCATTTTACAATCCTACTCATTATGCTGGATTCTTTCATCCATGATTGAAATCATAAATCACAGAATTAATATCTTCAATGTTAACAGACGCTCAGAATATTAATTCCGCCCACGGTTTCATTTGAATACAAATGGCATGTgtaatttatttacacaaacaaTTAAGATATTCCAGACAATTAATTTCGGCAATGCAGAATGGAAATTGCAATTAGTATATTTTAATCGCGCGATATAGAAGTCCTCTGTTCCAAAGAGTAATACAAGTCCAGAGGGTCGCCAGAAAAACAATTGCGCATCAGTGGTTTTCGAAACCACATCTGATAATGAATGTGGAATTAAAGGGCTTCATTATGCTGTCGTGAGGAAGCCTTTGAGTGCTAGGCTACGGCCTTTTTGCAGCAAcgataatttttctcttaattagtGTGGCATGGTGTATTACCTAGTGAgcaattatcacacacacacgcactcacacacacaaacacacacacacacacacacacacacacgcacacacacatatatacatatatatattattttgtttgtttgtttatatatatatatatatatatatatatatatatatatatatatatatataacaaatttctgagatcctgatgtgagtcagaaacttatttctgttccacacgtgattctgtgttgattatttatatatatatcttcttctgaacattcccatttttgtatggttCGATCCTGAAGGACTGATGTCATCGGCTGGCCCTGCCTGAATcgcttatttatttctgttcatacctgacccaacgccctttcttcccagcagcgagaagttctGTGTTGGCGAGAGTTATTTAAGCTATAAGGTGTTGTATGGCTTtgcctttgtgtgtgtatttagtaacatccatttgcttttaagcaaactaTCTGCTGATATTACATAATCCTGGATGTCTTCATGGATAGCAAAAGTACCAGTCGGCTgcggtttgaacccgcgccagaCCTATCCGGAAGTATATGAGCCACTGAGGctctattatttctatatatatatatatatatatatatatatatatatatatatatatatatatatatatgaatgaattcatacaagcattaagctacaaaatgtcctttaatatccaattctctactcctcgaaataatatattttcatatatgttacccgaagggtaattttttagttgataataagttcgtcgtctagTGGGCTCGatccacggaagacaagaactcaggactacagtgacgcgattttaaccacgcAGCAAAATcgtgtcactatatatatatatacatacacacacacatatatcaaaaTAAGAACTGTATTTAATAAACGTGGAATTATCAAGTAAGctcaaacaaaaatattgattACCTGATTCAAACATGTTTCATGTTAATTCATAGTTtccagaacagtttttttttccgggagttttatctttttagttttcgaTTAGATGGTTCGTTTGCGCTCCACCGCGAACTAAAAACCGTTCGCTTTGGTCTAAAACTTTCGAAAGAGTGATTGATGGAAACTGGAGCGGGCGAGTTTTGCCAAACAATTTCGTTCCCCCACTTCATGATGGTCATTCCGTTTCAAAGGACATACGTTATTTTTCTGGGGTTCcatttctgcattattttttttt
This genomic stretch from Macrobrachium rosenbergii isolate ZJJX-2024 chromosome 23, ASM4041242v1, whole genome shotgun sequence harbors:
- the LOC136851361 gene encoding papilin-like, producing MEDWKKYEGLSTLGERETAQEDGDNPGGRRQVGEIETNEVTNESGGWGRHATLETSVRVGDTGTSWRHLDRLEAQPGVGDFATDWSRRGGLETNRSTRGSTSAGSRQQGLRSTSPEVIDLTGESECVVADSVQQTDDNSRNWSRVQGMSLMPGDSSDTEGWYRCQGITSSGVVDANTIFSSRSQGSASSQATGIDTGGWSRRQGLASSEATGVNPGGWSRLRDSDFTSGSNRGAGDWSQWRGLQLTSLTGIDPGVSNRRHSLDSSLSHGASTSGLQLIQGEWRCSQVVETTKGTGAQQMGGDQQGEQSQREVMESTQVEISPGDRLNMGDWSRREDVNPRHARDGASEGVGASEGVGASEGVGASEGVGASEAVGASEGVGTNTGAWTTWVGGNQQGEQSQQEVMESTQVEISPGGRPSMGGWSRHEDTNPRHEDVVNKGGWSRRRSTDSETVIWSRRRRADSEPGIWSHHSVSEEPQWGRASRDVQSQSREMEGSTG